A part of Jaculus jaculus isolate mJacJac1 chromosome 17, mJacJac1.mat.Y.cur, whole genome shotgun sequence genomic DNA contains:
- the Nhlrc1 gene encoding E3 ubiquitin-protein ligase NHLRC1 produces MGEEEARESGRAPPELVREAEVSLLECKVCFERFGHRQQRRPRNLPCGHVVCLACVAALAHPRTLALECPFCRRACRACDTSDCLPVLHLLELLGSSLQPAAVPGAAACAPGALTCHHAFGGWGTLVNPTGLAQCPKTGRVVVVHDGKRRVKIFDSGGGCAHQFGEKGAAAHDVRYPLDVAVTDDCHVIVTDAGDRSIKVFDFFGQIKLVIGEQFSLPWGVGTTPQNDVVVTDAEAGALHLLEVDFPEGVLRRSERLQAQLCRPRKVAVSWLTGAIAVLEHPWAPGTAGDSTRVKVFSSAMQLIGQVDTFGLSLVFPSKITASAVAFDHQGNVIVADTSGPAILCLGKPEEFPVLKPLVTHGLSHPVALTFTKENSLLVLDSASHSVKVYKVDWG; encoded by the coding sequence ATGGGGGAGGAGGAGGCCCGGGAGAGCGGGCGGGCGCCGCCCGAGCTCGTGCGCGAGGCCGAGGTCAGCCTGCTCGAGTGCAAAGTGTGCTTCGAGCGCTTCGGTCACCGGCAGCAGCGGCGCCCGCGCAACCTGCCGTGCGGACACGTGGTGTGCCTGGCCTGCGTGGCCGCCCTCGCGCACCCGCGGACGCTAGCCCTCGAGTGTCCCTTCTGCCGGAGAGCCTGCCGGGCCTGCGACACCAGCGACTGCCTGCCGGTGCTGCACCTCCTGGAGCTCCTGGGCTCCAGCCTTCAGCCTGCTGCGGTCCCCGGCGCCGCCGCCTGCGCCCCGGGGGCCCTCACCTGCCACCACGCCTTCGGCGGTTGGGGGACGCTGGTGAACCCCACGGGCCTGGCCCAGTGTCCCAAGACCGGACGGGTAGTGGTGGTGCACGATGGCAAGAGGCGCGTCAAGATCTTTGACTCCGGGGGAGGCTGTGCCCATCAGTTTGGAGAGAAGGGGGCCGCTGCGCATGACGTCAGGTATCCACTGGACGTCGCCGTCACCGACGACTGCCACGTGATCGTTACCGACGCCGGCGACCGCTCCATCAAGGTGTTTGATTTCTTTGGCCAGATCAAGCTTGTCATCGGAGAGCAGTTCTCCCTGCCGTGGGGCGTGGGGACCACCCCGCAGAACGACGTCGTGGTCACTGATGCGGAGGCTGGGGCCCTGCACCTGCTCGAAGTGGATTTCCCGGAAGGGGTTCTTCGGAGAAGCGAAAGGTTGCAAGCTCAGCTGTGCAGGCCTCGCAAGGTGGCTGTGTCTTGGCTCACTGGGGCCATCGCGGTCCTAGAACACCCCTGGGCCCCCGGGACGGCGGGAgacagcaccagggtgaaggtgTTCAGCTCTGCTATGCAGCTCATTGGACAGGTGGATACCTTCGGTCTGAGCCTCGTCTTTCCCTCCAAAATAACTGCTTCAGCAGTGGCCTTCGACCACCAGGGGAACGTAATTGTTGCAGATACCTCTGGTCCAGCCATCCTGTGCTTGGGGAAACCCGAGGAGTTTCCTGTACTGAAGCCCCTGGTCACCCATGGGCTCTCCCATCCCGTGGCACTGACCTTCACCAAGGAGAATTCTCTGCTTGTGCTGGATTCTGCATCCCACTCTGTCAAAGTCTATAAAGTTGACTGGGGGTGA